One stretch of Leadbetterella byssophila DSM 17132 DNA includes these proteins:
- the mazG gene encoding nucleoside triphosphate pyrophosphohydrolase: MSNDLPLPFSKNRTQEMLAFHRLLDIMDDLREKCPWDKKQTLESLRHLTIEETYELSDAILEGDKQEIKKELGDILLHIVFYAKIGSETGDFNITEVLNGICEKLIHRHPHIYGEVKVEDEEEVKRNWEQIKLKEGNKSVLGGVPQSLPALVKAMRIQEKARGVGFDWEEDHQVWEKVEEELSEFKAAVENGAKEDEFGDVLFSLVNYARFVGINPETALERTNKKFIKRFTYLEQKAKEAGKNLSEMTLAEMDFYWNEAKSL, from the coding sequence ATGTCAAACGACCTCCCCCTTCCTTTCAGCAAGAACAGGACTCAAGAAATGTTAGCCTTTCACAGGCTCTTAGATATCATGGATGATCTGAGAGAGAAATGTCCATGGGATAAAAAGCAAACTTTAGAGAGTCTTAGACATCTTACTATAGAGGAGACCTATGAACTTTCTGACGCTATACTAGAAGGCGACAAACAAGAGATAAAGAAAGAGCTAGGTGATATCCTTCTTCACATCGTCTTTTATGCAAAGATTGGTTCAGAGACCGGAGATTTTAACATCACAGAAGTATTGAACGGGATTTGTGAAAAACTTATACATCGTCATCCTCATATTTACGGAGAGGTGAAAGTAGAAGACGAAGAAGAAGTAAAGCGCAATTGGGAACAAATAAAGCTAAAAGAAGGAAACAAGTCCGTTTTAGGAGGAGTACCTCAGTCCCTACCAGCCTTGGTTAAGGCCATGCGTATTCAGGAAAAAGCAAGAGGAGTAGGATTTGATTGGGAAGAAGATCATCAAGTTTGGGAAAAAGTAGAGGAAGAACTAAGTGAGTTCAAAGCGGCCGTGGAGAATGGCGCTAAAGAGGACGAATTTGGAGATGTTTTATTTTCCCTTGTTAACTATGCGCGCTTTGTTGGTATTAATCCTGAAACAGCTCTAGAAAGAACCAATAAAAAGTTTATTAAGCGATTCACTTATCTGGAACAAAAAGCAAAAGAAGCCGGAAAAAACTTATCAGAGATGACTCTGGCAGAAATGGACTTTTATTGGAACGAAGCAAAATCATTATAA
- a CDS encoding alpha-L-fucosidase translates to MKKLLLLLLPLSVWGQDHLNWWKNDRFGMFIHWGLYSSPARHEWVQNRESISAEVYRDRYFDKFYPDLYDPKDWAKRAKAAGMKYVVLTARHHEGFALWDTQFSDYKAPNTPIKMDLIKPFVEAFRAEGIKIGFYFSLIDWYHPDFTVDRVHPLRNNAEARARKTDMNRFRKFLKDQLTELLTNYGKIDLLFFDFSYPGEDGKGRKDWDSEGLLALTRKLQPGIIVNDRLDLNDVPGGYDYVTPEQFMPDSWPERNGVKVPWETCQTFSGSWGYHRDENTWKSNNQLIAMLIEVVSKGGNLLLNVGPTARGTFDDRAKDRLEGIGKWTQVHGRSIYGCTAAPEEFKKPDNTFLTYHPQTKRLYVHLLQWPFQTLYLPGFKGKVKYMQFLHDGSEVQYTASAKADPSQHMAITAGDNDLIVKLPVVKPNVEIPVLEIFLED, encoded by the coding sequence ATGAAAAAACTCCTTTTACTACTACTTCCACTCTCGGTATGGGGTCAAGATCACCTGAATTGGTGGAAAAATGACCGTTTTGGCATGTTTATTCACTGGGGATTATATTCTTCACCGGCTAGACACGAATGGGTTCAAAACAGAGAGTCCATTTCTGCTGAGGTTTACAGAGACAGATATTTCGATAAATTTTATCCTGACCTTTATGATCCTAAAGACTGGGCTAAGCGAGCCAAAGCAGCCGGCATGAAGTACGTGGTTTTGACGGCCAGACATCATGAAGGTTTTGCTCTTTGGGATACCCAATTCAGCGATTACAAAGCTCCCAATACTCCTATAAAAATGGATCTCATCAAACCTTTCGTGGAGGCTTTCCGTGCTGAAGGTATCAAGATTGGTTTTTATTTTTCTTTGATCGACTGGTATCATCCGGACTTCACGGTAGATAGAGTGCATCCTTTGAGAAATAATGCTGAGGCCAGAGCTAGGAAGACAGATATGAACAGGTTTAGGAAGTTCCTGAAGGATCAGCTTACTGAATTATTGACGAACTACGGAAAGATTGATCTGCTTTTCTTTGACTTCTCGTATCCGGGTGAAGATGGAAAGGGAAGGAAGGATTGGGATAGTGAAGGCTTACTGGCTTTGACCAGAAAACTCCAACCCGGAATAATTGTAAATGATAGATTGGATCTGAACGATGTACCCGGGGGATATGATTATGTTACTCCTGAACAGTTTATGCCAGATTCGTGGCCAGAAAGAAACGGTGTGAAGGTGCCTTGGGAAACTTGTCAGACCTTTTCCGGATCGTGGGGGTATCACAGGGACGAGAATACGTGGAAGTCAAATAACCAGTTGATTGCTATGCTGATTGAGGTGGTTTCTAAGGGAGGAAATCTATTGCTTAATGTTGGTCCCACAGCCAGGGGAACCTTTGATGATAGAGCTAAAGATAGACTGGAGGGGATAGGAAAGTGGACCCAAGTACACGGAAGGTCCATATATGGTTGTACGGCTGCCCCAGAGGAATTCAAAAAGCCTGATAATACATTCTTGACTTACCATCCGCAGACCAAACGTTTGTATGTGCATCTACTTCAATGGCCCTTCCAGACCTTGTACCTCCCGGGATTCAAAGGCAAGGTCAAGTACATGCAATTCTTGCATGATGGTTCTGAGGTGCAATATACAGCCTCAGCTAAAGCAGATCCCTCTCAACACATGGCCATTACCGCGGGGGATAATGATTTGATTGTGAAATTACCTGTAGTAAAACCTAATGTTGAAATTCCAGTACTGGAAATCTTTTTAGAGGACTGA
- a CDS encoding MATE family efflux transporter, with protein sequence MYQKSFKFELFKTYKLALPIIISQLGVILMATSDNVIVGRLLGPLSLGAAGIANSIAFLISSIAVGGMAVIAPMVSKLIAEQKQGELARLYFNSLIVALIFSGLLTAIGIVVYYNFSILGQTADIERLGAPFFFFIILSNVPMIFFLAVKQFTDGFSKPSIVMYITLLGLVFDILGNMILITGWWIFPELGLNGAAIGTIFSRILMFSILLYYTKSKEIFATLFDKTHWKWDTKLIKVILERSVPAGFQSFFEIAAFSFAVIMMGWLSETDLAAHQIAINVASTTYMMATGFAHAGSIRIGEAWGNKDRHGIQLAGKAAYTWVLAFMGTCAIIIILFGNNIIHLYIEDVEVLKAALPLLTIAAFFQLSDGAQAVGLGVLRGLADIKIPTYITFVAYWLIALPAGYIFGFPLNRGAQGIWYGLLLGLTFSALFLYARFRNVSKRSVL encoded by the coding sequence ATGTATCAAAAAAGTTTCAAATTTGAGCTTTTCAAAACCTATAAACTTGCTTTACCCATTATCATTAGCCAACTTGGCGTCATCCTGATGGCTACCTCTGATAATGTCATTGTGGGTCGTCTTTTGGGGCCACTTAGCTTAGGTGCTGCGGGAATAGCAAACTCCATAGCTTTTCTCATCTCTTCCATAGCTGTAGGTGGTATGGCTGTCATAGCCCCTATGGTCTCCAAGTTAATAGCCGAGCAGAAACAGGGGGAACTAGCCCGATTGTATTTCAATTCCTTGATCGTTGCTTTAATATTCAGTGGTCTTTTAACGGCCATAGGAATTGTGGTGTATTATAATTTTTCTATTCTGGGTCAGACGGCAGATATAGAGCGACTAGGCGCGCCCTTTTTCTTTTTTATCATCCTGTCAAATGTCCCTATGATCTTCTTTCTAGCGGTCAAGCAGTTTACAGATGGATTCTCCAAGCCCTCCATAGTCATGTACATCACCTTACTGGGATTGGTATTTGATATCTTGGGAAACATGATCTTGATTACGGGTTGGTGGATTTTCCCAGAATTAGGACTTAATGGAGCAGCTATCGGGACAATTTTCTCCAGAATACTTATGTTTTCTATCTTGCTTTATTATACCAAAAGTAAGGAGATCTTTGCCACTTTATTTGATAAAACTCATTGGAAATGGGATACTAAACTTATAAAAGTAATCTTGGAGCGAAGTGTGCCTGCAGGGTTTCAGAGTTTCTTTGAGATAGCGGCATTCTCTTTTGCCGTGATCATGATGGGGTGGTTGAGTGAAACGGATCTAGCTGCACATCAGATAGCCATCAATGTAGCCTCCACCACATATATGATGGCCACTGGATTTGCACATGCCGGATCCATCAGAATAGGGGAAGCATGGGGAAACAAAGACAGGCACGGTATCCAGTTGGCCGGCAAAGCCGCATACACTTGGGTTTTAGCATTTATGGGAACCTGTGCCATAATCATCATCCTCTTTGGAAATAATATTATACACCTCTATATAGAAGATGTAGAAGTATTAAAAGCTGCCTTACCCCTTTTAACCATAGCGGCATTTTTCCAACTTTCAGATGGTGCTCAGGCAGTGGGTTTAGGGGTACTTCGAGGACTGGCTGACATCAAAATACCTACCTACATTACCTTCGTTGCCTACTGGCTCATTGCACTCCCTGCGGGATATATCTTTGGATTTCCTTTAAACAGAGGAGCACAGGGCATTTGGTACGGACTTTTATTAGGCCTCACCTTTTCCGCTCTGTTTCTCTATGCTAGGTTTAGGAATGTGAGCAAAAGATCAGTCCTCTAA